The following proteins come from a genomic window of Flavobacteriaceae bacterium MAR_2010_188:
- a CDS encoding type I restriction enzyme, S subunit, with protein sequence MKPYETYKDSGLKWIGDIPVHWEVPKIWHLVMMKKLEIQDGNHGSLYPKQEDFKKEGVCFIKPRDIRNGAVNFSTCDCLTPEHAASLRIGFTFKNDILLVNRGGTIGRMARMKTIPQNLDYVLINPQMTYIRCLDGLDSDFTYYQCRSDVFQESLEIVKSFGSTFSFLGLSNMGDFPFVKPPLDEQIQIANYLNQKTEELDTLIAKKEQLIILLQEERTAMINQAVTKGIDPNVPMKNSGIEWLGEIPEHWVSYRIDWVTTIVRGNSGFKRDELLKSGEYVALQYGKTYKVDIVDDSFKFFVNNEFYKQSQIVSKGDTVLISTSETIEDLGHSCYYNTERIGLIGGEQILLKPNREILFEKYLYQYSRQFCLELRKYAKGLKVFRFNTHNLKQIFIAIPSIKEQIHITDYLDNETNRIDDLINKTEQEIVLLIEYKTALISEVVTGKVDVRDIAL encoded by the coding sequence ATGAAACCATATGAAACATACAAAGATTCTGGATTAAAATGGATTGGTGATATTCCAGTACATTGGGAAGTCCCTAAAATATGGCATTTGGTAATGATGAAAAAATTAGAAATTCAAGACGGTAATCACGGTTCTTTATATCCAAAACAAGAAGATTTTAAAAAAGAAGGAGTTTGTTTCATCAAGCCAAGGGATATTAGAAATGGAGCTGTTAATTTTTCTACTTGCGATTGTCTTACGCCAGAACATGCAGCTAGTCTTAGAATAGGTTTTACTTTTAAAAATGATATTCTATTAGTAAATCGAGGAGGAACAATTGGGAGAATGGCAAGAATGAAAACCATTCCACAAAATCTAGATTATGTCTTGATAAACCCTCAAATGACTTACATTAGATGTCTTGATGGATTAGATTCTGATTTTACATATTATCAATGTAGGTCAGATGTTTTTCAAGAAAGTTTAGAGATAGTAAAGTCTTTTGGTTCAACTTTCTCTTTTTTAGGTTTGTCAAATATGGGAGATTTTCCTTTCGTTAAACCTCCGTTAGATGAACAAATCCAAATAGCCAATTACCTCAACCAAAAGACAGAAGAGTTAGATACTTTAATAGCTAAAAAAGAACAGTTAATAATCTTATTGCAAGAAGAGCGTACAGCAATGATTAATCAAGCTGTCACAAAAGGGATTGACCCAAATGTACCAATGAAAAATTCTGGTATTGAGTGGCTGGGAGAGATTCCAGAGCATTGGGTAAGTTATAGAATTGACTGGGTCACAACTATTGTTAGAGGTAATTCAGGTTTTAAAAGAGATGAATTGCTTAAAAGTGGAGAATATGTAGCTCTACAATATGGAAAAACGTATAAAGTTGATATAGTAGATGATAGTTTTAAATTCTTTGTTAATAATGAGTTTTATAAACAAAGTCAGATTGTTTCAAAAGGTGATACTGTCTTAATTTCAACATCAGAAACAATTGAAGACTTAGGTCACTCATGCTATTACAATACAGAACGTATTGGCTTAATAGGTGGGGAACAAATTTTACTAAAACCTAATAGAGAGATTTTATTTGAAAAGTATCTTTACCAATACTCACGTCAATTTTGTTTGGAATTGAGAAAGTATGCTAAAGGCTTAAAAGTTTTTAGGTTTAATACTCATAATTTAAAACAAATTTTCATCGCCATACCCTCAATAAAGGAACAAATCCATATAACCGACTACCTAGACAATGAAACAAATCGAATAGATGATTTAATCAACAAAACTGAACAAGAAATAGTTCTTCTAATTGAATACAAAACCGCATTAATTAGCGAAGTAGTTACAGGAAAGGTTGATGTTAGAGATATAGCACTATGA
- a CDS encoding type I restriction enzyme M protein yields the protein MTNVKESANFIWSIADLLRGDYKQSDYGKVVLPFTVLRRLDCVLKATKAEVLKKHEQVKSMNIQNLDPILNKVAGYNFHNSSLFDFDKLIADPNNIASNLRNYINGFSEEAREIIEQFEFDNQITKLDEANLLFMVLKRFQEIDLHPEQISSMAMGYMFEELIRKFAEISNETAGEHFTPREVIRLMVNLLFMNDREVLTQKGIVKTIFDCCAGTGGMLSVAEEYLNELNPDARLEVFGQELNPESYAICKSDMLIKGQKPDNIAKGNSLKSKDDAKLKGDQFLNHKFDYLITNPPFGVKWGKVQKEVTEEHQSLGHGGRYGAGLPSVSDGSFLFLMNLMSKMKPKNEGGSRLAIVFNGSPLFSGSPSSKKNESSIRQWIIENDLLEAVIALPNQLFYNTGISTYIWIISNHKATERKGKVQLINAVDFFKKMNKSLGDKRNELSDQHIEDITKLYGDFEANEHCKIFDNTDFGYSKVTVERPLMKKGKVVTDNKGEPKPDAKLRDTENIPLKENIENYMQREVLPHVPDAWVDEKKTNIGYEINFTKYFYQYKPMRSLAEIKADILALEEETDGLIKTVMV from the coding sequence ATGACAAACGTTAAGGAATCTGCAAATTTTATATGGTCAATAGCCGACTTATTACGTGGTGATTACAAGCAAAGTGATTATGGTAAAGTAGTATTGCCTTTTACAGTTTTAAGGCGCTTAGATTGCGTTTTAAAGGCTACTAAAGCCGAAGTTCTAAAGAAGCATGAGCAAGTAAAAAGTATGAACATCCAGAATTTAGACCCTATTTTAAATAAGGTAGCTGGATATAATTTTCATAATTCTAGTCTATTCGATTTTGATAAGCTAATTGCAGACCCAAATAACATAGCTTCCAATTTGCGAAACTATATCAATGGTTTTTCAGAAGAAGCCAGAGAAATTATTGAACAATTTGAATTCGATAACCAGATAACCAAGTTAGACGAAGCTAACTTATTGTTTATGGTGCTTAAACGATTTCAAGAAATAGATTTACATCCAGAACAAATTTCTAGCATGGCAATGGGTTACATGTTTGAAGAACTAATTAGAAAATTTGCTGAAATATCCAACGAAACTGCTGGGGAGCATTTTACACCTCGTGAAGTTATTCGACTAATGGTGAATCTATTGTTTATGAACGATAGAGAGGTTCTGACACAAAAAGGAATTGTGAAAACTATTTTCGATTGTTGTGCTGGAACTGGGGGAATGCTATCCGTAGCCGAGGAATACCTCAACGAATTAAACCCAGATGCGAGATTAGAAGTTTTCGGACAGGAACTAAATCCAGAGTCGTATGCTATCTGTAAAAGTGATATGTTAATTAAAGGTCAGAAACCAGATAACATTGCTAAAGGAAACAGTTTAAAGAGTAAAGACGATGCAAAATTAAAGGGTGACCAATTTCTAAATCATAAGTTCGATTACCTCATCACCAATCCACCATTTGGAGTAAAATGGGGAAAAGTACAAAAGGAAGTTACCGAAGAACACCAATCGCTTGGTCATGGTGGTCGTTATGGTGCTGGTTTACCTTCTGTAAGTGATGGTTCTTTTTTATTCCTAATGAATTTAATGTCTAAAATGAAACCTAAAAACGAAGGTGGTTCACGTTTAGCCATTGTGTTTAATGGTTCGCCATTATTTTCTGGTTCACCAAGTAGTAAGAAAAATGAAAGTAGCATACGGCAATGGATTATTGAAAATGACTTACTAGAAGCCGTTATAGCCTTACCTAATCAATTATTTTATAATACAGGCATTAGTACTTATATCTGGATAATAAGTAACCACAAAGCTACAGAACGCAAAGGAAAAGTTCAATTGATAAACGCTGTAGATTTCTTTAAGAAAATGAATAAATCTTTAGGAGATAAACGTAATGAGTTATCCGACCAGCATATTGAAGATATCACCAAATTATATGGCGATTTTGAAGCTAATGAACATTGTAAAATATTTGATAACACAGATTTTGGTTATTCAAAAGTAACCGTAGAACGTCCTTTAATGAAAAAGGGTAAAGTAGTTACCGACAATAAAGGTGAACCCAAACCAGATGCGAAATTACGTGATACCGAAAATATCCCATTAAAAGAAAACATAGAAAATTACATGCAACGTGAAGTATTACCACACGTTCCAGATGCATGGGTGGACGAAAAGAAAACCAACATTGGATACGAAATCAACTTTACCAAATACTTCTACCAATACAAACCGATGAGGTCTTTAGCAGAAATTAAAGCCGATATTCTAGCATTAGAAGAAGAAACCGATGGATTAATTAAAACAGTAATGGTCTAG